A single window of Phlebotomus papatasi isolate M1 chromosome 4, Ppap_2.1, whole genome shotgun sequence DNA harbors:
- the LOC129808630 gene encoding uncharacterized protein K02A2.6-like, with protein MATKGPKDESEVKSSQTTKFVESCPNLGPYDPKGAFASYKERLELWFEGQGIEDEKIKRGQLMSVVGAAAYETVKGLVTPKKVSECSYKDLIQAMEAHYDPVPNEIVQRYNFYRRSQKEGETIAEFIAELRKLSEFCNFGDLEKAIRDRLVCGIKDDSTRKKLLAVKDLTYKKACDIARAEEAAAKGAETIQPEEGKVQAISKKGFAIEEGPGEMCFRCKKPHNASDCWFREAICRQCGEKGHIRRACTKEKSKKKKAGKKVNVVKLSDDTSDEDETVNQINTIAEQWNGVWVSVKIEGVPLEMEVDSGASNTVISEKDWRNLKISKDYRECNVKLQTWLKKGVTVKGKLKVKVELADRKVKLPLIITKEGGKPLLGRNWFQALGIKVLVPEVKAIEMDQMDRLSPLIEKHKGVFREELGAHPEIEVNLELKEDAKPVFMKHHAPPMALRERIDQELDKLIEQGVIEAVENSEWATPTTYRVKPNGDIRICGNYRGTVNLMSKKNPYPLPTVSELLAGAGGRYYSKIDFAQAYQQLKVNEETSRVLTWNTHRGLYRVKRLPFGISAAPGIFQKFMETLLAGIPGVLVFLDDILVIGNSAEEHYNRLELVLRKLDEAKLTVKKEKCKFGVEEIEFVGYRISSKGIKPLESHIKAIQDAPPPKDKEQLQAFLGLVNFYCRFIEDRATVAECLHRLLDETTNAEWKWEKIHDKAFRELKEALTSTDILMHYSLKVPLVLSCDSSSYGVGAVLAHKTERGEKPISYFSRTLNKHQRNYAQIDKEALSIIEAVKHFHNYIYGRKVTIITDHKPLLGIFNPNKPVPQIISQRMERWCLLLATYDYEIVYRKGKEHGNADGLSRLPLKEEVIEESEIGVISMLETDQSPIQAREVQEATKKDPLLKKVKRWVLQGWPENCPGEDVKPYFLHRSEITVEKDILLRGTQVIIPKELQEKLMDSLHSTHLGIVNMKVLARMYMWWPKMDQQLERKVRECETCQTQRNNPPKAPLCEGNAPQKAWERLHVDFAGPHQGNNYLIVVDVTSKWLEVERVRSQSSEEVIRAMRRIFSTHGIPGEIFSDNGTCFVSREIRKFYESNGIKSITSSPWHPASNGQAERMVQTTKKALAKFTGDVDLKLARFLMVQHLTPNQTTGKAPCELLMGRRIRNCWSRLHPEEIKTERNKEHKEPRKFKEWDKVYARNFSGDKWIKAVVLEVTGPVSYKVQLEDGTVWRRHINQLIERVEASPTATADRPEEGTVASGSGSRVIQIEETIQNPEVTTPEEPGEVSQPETPLSELRRSGRERHPPSYLQDYVCD; from the coding sequence ATGGCGACGAAAGGACCCAAAGACGAAAGTGAGGTTAAGTCTTCCCAGACAACAAAATTTGTTGAATCATGCCCAAATTTGGGGCCATACGACCCAAAAGGAGCTTTTGCAAGTTACAAGGAGAGGCTTGAGCTATGGTTCGAGGGTCAAGGAATTGAAGACGAGAAAATTAAACGGGGCCAATTGATGTCGGTGGTGGGAGCAGCAGCTTATGAAACCGTCAAGGGATTGGTGACCCCAAAAAAGGTGTCTGAATGTTCGTATAAAGACCTCATCCAAGCCATGGAAGCCCACTATGATCCTGTTCCCAATGAAATTGTACAAAGGTACAATTTTTACAGAAGATCTCAGAAAGAAGGAGAGACTATAGCTGAGTTCATCGCAGAGCTAAGAAAGCTAtcagaattctgtaattttggGGACTTGGAAAAGGCCATCAGAGATCGTTTGGTGTGTGGAATTAAAGACGATTCAACTCGCAAGAAGTTGCTGGCAGTGAAGGACCTAACCTACAAAAAAGCGTGTGACATAGCAAGAGCAGAAGAGGCGGCTGCAAAGGGCGCGGAAACGATCCAACCAGAAGAAGGGAAAGTTCAAGCCATCTCTAAGAAAGGATTTGCTATAGAAGAGGGACCCGGGGAGATGTGTTTCCGATGTAAGAAACCACATAATGCCAGTGACTGTTGGTTTAGGGAGGCCATCTGCCGACAGTGTGGAGAAAAAGGACACATCCGGCGAGCATGCACCAAGGAAAAATCTAAGAAAAAGAAAGCAGGAAAGAAAGTAAATGTTGTAAAACTTTCAGATGACACTTCAGATGAAGACGAAACTGTAAATCAGATAAATACAATTGCTGAACAGTGGAATGGTGTTTGGGTGTCAGTGAAGATTGAAGGAGTTCCTCTAGAGATGGAAGTTGACTCAGGGGCATCCAATACAGTGATAAGTGAGAAGGATTGGAGGAACCTGAAGATTAGCAAAGATTATCGGGAGTGCAATGTGAAGCTACAAACTTGGCTTAAAAAAGGGGTCACTGTAAAAGGGAAATTAAAAGTGAAAGTTGAGTTGGCTGACAGGAAGGTAAAATTACCGTTGATTATCACCAAAGAAGGAGGTAAACCGTTGCTGGGAAGGAATTGGTTCCAAGCATTGGGAATCAAAGTGCTTGTTCCTGAAGTCAAAGCAATTGAGATGGACCAGATGGACAGATTGTCACCGTTGATAGAAAAACACAAGGGGGTATTCAGAGAAGAATTGGGTGCTCATCCCGAGATTGAGGTGAACTTAGAGTTGAAGGAAGACGCCAAACCTGTATTTATGAAACATCATGCTCCACCCATGGCTTTGAGAGAAAGGATTGACCAGGAATTAGACAAATTGATAGAGCAAGGGGTGATTGAAGCAGTGGAGAATTCAGAGTGGGCGACACCAACGACATACAGGGTGAAGCCAAATGGTGATATCCGCATTTGTGGAAATTATCGAGGAACGGTGAACCTGATGAGCAAGAAGAATCCGTATCCTCTACCTACAGTGTCAGAACTTCTCGCTGGAGCTGGAGGAAGGTACTATTCTAAAATCGACTTTGCTCAAGCATATCAACAATTGAAAGTAAACGAAGAAACTAGCCGAGTTTTGACTTGGAATACTCATCGGGGTCTGTATCGAGTGAAGAGGCTACCTTTCGGGATTTCCGCAGCACCaggtatttttcaaaaatttatggaaaccCTTTTGGCAGGTATACCAGGGGTGTTAGTATTTTTAGATGATATCTTGGTAATAGGGAATAGTGCTGAAGAACATTATAACAGGCTTGAGTTGGTCCTTAGGAAATTAGATGAGGCTAAATTAACTGTGAAGAAAGAGAAATGTAAGTTTGGGGTAGAAGAAATTGAGTTTGTGGGCTATAGAATTAGTAGTAAAGGGATAAAACCTTTGGAAAGTCACATTAAGGCTATACAAGACGCCCCTCCCCCAAAAGACAAGGAACAGTTGCAGGCATTTCTGGGATTAGTTAATTTTTATTGTCGATTCATTGAAGATAGGGCCACAGTAGCTGAATGTTTGCATAGGTTGCTAGATGAAACTACAAATGCTGAGTGGAAGTGGGAAAAAATTCATGATAAAGCATTTAGGGAACTGAAGGAAGCTCTCACGTCCACAGACATTTTGATGCATTACAGTTTGAAAGTACCTTTGGTTTTGAGTTGTGATAGCTCTTCGTACGGGGTGGGGGCTGTTCTGGCTCATAAAACTGAAAGAGGAGAGAAACCAATTTCGTACTTTTCAAGGACACTCAACAAGCATCAAAGGAATTACGCTCAAATTGACAAAGAGGCTCTGTCGATAATTGAAGCAGTGAAACATTTCCATAATTACATTTATGGAAGGAAAGTGACCATCATAACAGATCACAAGCCGTTGTTGGGAATTTTTAACCCGAATAAACCAGTTCCTCAAATTATTTCCCAAAGGATGGAAAGATGGTGCCTTCTGTTAGCTACTTATGACTATGAAATAGTCTATCGAAAGGGGAAGGAACATGGCAATGCAGACGGGTTAAGCAGACTACCTTTGAAAGAGGAAGTGATCGAAGAGAGTGAAATTGGAGTGATTTCTATGTTGGAAACGGATCAATCTCCAATCCAGGCAAGAGAAGTTCAAGAAGCCACGAAAAAAGATCCATTGTTGAAGAAAGTCAAAAGATGGGTGTTGCAAGGGTGGCCAGAAAACTGCCCAGGCGAGGATGTGAAACCATATTTTCTCCACAGGAGTGAAATAACAGTGGAAAAGGATATACTTCTGAGAGGAACACAAGTGATAATCCCAAAGGAACTTCAAGAAAAGTTGATGGACTCTCTACACAGTACACATCTGGGTATAGTCAACATGAAAGTCTTGGCTAGAATGTATATGTGGTGGCCAAAAATGGATCAACAACTTGAAAGAAAAGTGAGGGAATGTGAAACGTGCCAAACTCAGAGAAACAATCCACCGAAAGCTCCATTGTGTGAAGGAAATGCACCACAGAAAGCCTGGGAAAGACTGCACGTAGACTTTGCCGGACCTCATCAGGGCAACAACTATTTGATTGTCGTAGATGTGACGTCTAAATGGTTGGAAGTTGAACGAGTAAGGAGCCAATCGTCAGAGGAAGTGATAAGAGCGATGAGAAGGATCTTTTCGACTCATGGAATCCCAGGAGAAATTTTCTCGGACAACGGAACTTGTTTCGTGTCAAGGGAAATCAGGAAATTTTATGAGTCAAATGGCATCAAAAGTATCACATCTTCTCCATGGCATCCTGCCAGCAATGGTCAGGCAGAAAGAATGGTTCAAACAACCAAAAAGGCTTTGGCAAAATTTACCGGTGACGTCGACTTGAAGTTAGCCAGATTCCTTATGGTTCAACACCTTACTCCAAACCAGACTACTGGGAAGGCACCCTGTGAACTTTTGATGGGAAGGAGGATAAGGAACTGCTGGAGTCGGCTACACCCAGAGGAGATTAAGACAGAAAGGAATAAAGAACACAAAGAACCGAGGAAATTCAAGGAGTGGGACAAGGTCTACGCTAGAAATTTTTCAGGGGACAAGTGGATAAAAGCTGTGGTTCTGGAAGTAACAGGACCAGTGTCCTACAAGGTACAGCTCGAAGATGGAACTGTCTGGAGGAGACACATAAATCAGTTGATAGAGCGAGTGGAAGCTTCTCCAACAGCGACGGCTGACAGACCGGAAGAAGGAACAGTTGCCTCAGGCTCAGGGTCAAGAGTGATACAAATTGAAGAGACCATACAGAACCCAGAAGTTACCACCCCTGAAGAGCCTGGTGAAGTCTCACAGCCAGAGACTCCTTTAAGCGAGTTGAGAAGGTCAGGACGTGAGCGCCATCCTCCCAGTTATTTACAGGATTATGTCTGTGACTAA
- the LOC129808478 gene encoding uncharacterized protein LOC129808478 has product MEDAGQILSGLKAWMEEKMERYYEMLHGMNNRQNRALTEIRERQARAEELQRQREERAERELAELKQQFSLWTLNMTGRSSGNALPSVAPQRAEKFSFQFPPEFSSTGAVGGRVNPVETPSIAQILEEDRNVLETSRLGFLASETVNLGNNDSPGQPQSPGASPLSGNIQVTQIQTGRIPNPLTRNSLRGSNVGEGLGDLGINSQCRDPDRLKLKVDTYDGKAVLEDYLLQFEMVARARNWNAVEQAIMLASSLRGEALAVLFEIPLAKRNNLVDLVRALRTRFGREFQQGMSHLNLRSRRQLPRKEIGAFALEIQKLTHLAFRDCPESARDKIALGQFVDGFADLDLQDLVRLTRPCTLEQAVYAAIDYDAAREANRASRSVFRAALVGVVAEPSSGEVDRRSDPLSGQSGGAPTSSGNKKKFVNYKKKGGNFGFGGSERGSTGSSERSDTRSSERNGSSTGWRARSCTPPAWVPAVDDAGATGTQGRSGAPSASIGDTRSIGPLCRGTRVGPGYGAAVNYSARGLVVNGCVGNVACEIVVDTGANYTLISRRIYEALNPKPSLRPVKWVLTTATGQNSPILGELEVLLTLDACTLQVTVFVADIVEDCVLGLTFLQQRVARLDLKSMKLVFEEGNLTELTLVKVPEYLRELYGQAVRGLTESQAGKVRGLLLKHSNVFSKTPWDIGRTELAEHAIGTGDHAPIKQPPRRFPIAKASEMERLVEDMLQQGVIEPSTSPWASPVVLVKKKDGTTRFCVDYSRLNSVTKKDSFPLPRIDDTLDALRGSSWFSVLDLCSGYWQCSTRHADKEKTAFTTGRGLYQWVVMSFGLCNAVATFERLMSAALAGLQWDTCLVYLDDIIVPSRTFEEGIHRLDLVLEKLWAANLKASHRKCKFFQRSVEYLGHVVSGEGIQAAPSKLEAVENWPVPRNKTHFADIARPLHRLTEKSVRFQWSSECQACFEMLKRCLTSSPILSYPHDEGEYVLDCDTSAVGVGAVLQQVQDGTEKVIAYYSQALSGPERNYCATRRELLAVVKAVSHFHHFLYGRHFLIRSDHATLRWLLTMKSPEGQLARWLEKLGQYDFELRHRAGRVHENADAFSRRPCAVSDGGHCDRVEERMLVEELSSEDSCAHNNAPLRPVAVSSELATDIAAATEDDDVLREVKLLLSQGERPEWEAISGGPALLKRFWGLFASLKLERGVICYQWETGRPGNSKNFWVLPERMLPTLLRELHTAPSGGHFGISRTLDRLKERFYAVGSRTAVEKLCRECDVCAARKGPGRRIVAPLQPRVSGEPFERVASDILGPFPVTARGNRQGTTTGGSSQPASRTRRAGREIQRRRLRALFLLGQAESGPNSEFGCARFRSLVHVGLRSLTSGQPSRPSGGTSVCATPAGDCLHILLTEEDRQWADQEIQ; this is encoded by the exons ATGGAGGACGCTGGGCAGATTTTATCGGGACTCAAGGCCTGGATGGAGGAGAAAATGGAACGCTATTATGAGATGCTTCATGGCATGAATAATCGGCAAAATCGGGCTTTGACTGAGATTCGGGAGAGACAGGCAAGGGCGGAGGAGCTGCAGAGGCAGAGAGAGGAAAGAGCCGAGAGGGAATTGGCTGAGTTAAAGCAGCAGTTTAGCTTGTGGACTCTAAATATGACCGGACGATCGTCCGGAAATGCGTTACCCTCGGTCGCTCCGCAGCGAGCAGAGAAGTTTTCTTTCCAGTTTCCTCCGGAGTTTAGCTCTACTGGGGCCGTTGGGGGTCGGGTAAATCCGGTAGAAACGCCTAGTATAGCCCAAATTCTGGAAGAAGATCGAAATGTTTTGGAAACTAGTCGATTGGGATTTTTGGCCTCGGAAACTGTAAATCTGGGGAATAATGATTCTCCTGGCCAACCACAGTCGCCAGGTGCTTCACCTCTTTCCGGAAATATACAGGTGACTCAGATTCAGACTGGGCGCATTCCGAATCCGCTGACGCGAAATTCCTTAAGGGGTTCTAACGTTGGGGAGGGTTTGGGGGATCTTGGGATAAACTCTCAGTGTAGGGATCCGGATCGATTGAAATTAAAGGTAGACACTTATGATGGCAAAGCTGTTTTAGAGGACTATTTATTACAGTTTGAGATGGTGGCGAGGGCGCGCAACTGGAATGCGGTGGAGCAGGCTATTATGCTGGCTTCTTCTTTGCGGGGTGAGGCTCTGGCAGTGTTGTTTGAGATCCCTCTCGCTAAGCGTAATAACCTGGTGGACTTGGTGAGAGCCCTGCGAACTCGGTTCGGTCGTGAATTTCAGCAGGGAATGTCTCACCTGAATTTAAGGAGCCGAAGACAGCTCCCCAGGAAAGAAATTGGAGCTTTTGCGCTCGAGATTCAGAAACTGACTCATCTGGCTTTCCGGGATTGTCCGGAGAGTGCACGTGACAAGATAGCTCTGGGTCAGTTTGTGGACGGGTTTGCAGATCTGGATCTACAGGATCTGGTTAGGCTGACCCGGCCCTGTACCTTGGAGCAGGCAGTTTATGCTGCCATAGACTATGATGCTGCACGTGAAGCAAATAGAGCTTCACGAAGTGTATTCAGGGCTGCTTTGGTGGGTGTGGTTGCCGAGCCGTCTTCCGGGGAGGTTGACAGACGATCTGACCCGTTATCCGGGCAGTCTGGTGGAGCTCCTACTTCATCTGGAAACAAAAAGAAGTTTGTTAATTACAAAAAGAAGGGAGGAAATTTTGGGTTTGGAGGCTCTGAAAGGGGTAGTACAGGAAGCTCTGAAAGGAGTGATACAAGAAGCTCTGAAAGGAACGGAAGTTCCACCGGGTGGCGCGCACGGTCCTGCACACCACCAGCCTGGGTTCCCGCAGTGGACGATGCTGGCGCAACCGGAACACAGGGGCGTAGTGGTGCTCCTTCGGCGTCGATCGGTGACACAAGGTCAATAGGGCCTTTGTGCCGTGGTACTCGTGTCGGGCCTGGTTATGGGGCTGCTGTAAATTACTCTGCTCGAGGCCTGGTAGTCAATGGGTGTGTGGGAAATGTAGCGTGCGAGATAGTAGTAGACACTGGAGCCAATTACACGTTAATAAGTCGTAGAATATATGAGGCTCTCAATCCCAAGCCATCCCTCCGACCCGTAAAGTGGGTTCTGACTACAGCCACTGGGCAGAACTCCCCAATTCTGGGAGAGTTAGAGGTACTGTTGACTTTGGATGCATGCACCCTGCAAGTCACGGTGTTTGTAGCAGATATCGTTGAAGACTGCGTCCTTGGACTGACTTTTCTGCAACAACGGGTAGCCCGCTTGGATTTAAAATCCATGAAATTGGTCTTTGAGGAGGGTAACCTTACGGAGCTGACTC TTGTGAAGGTTCCGGAATATCTCCGAGAACTGTATGGTCAGGCTGTACGGGGTTTGACGGAATCCCAAGCTGGAAAGGTGCGTGGATTGCTCCTGAAACACTCTAATGTGTTCTCCAAGACCCCATGGGATATAGGGCGCACTGAGTTGGCCGAGCACGCTATAGGTACTGGAGATCATGCCCCTATCAAGCAACCCCCTCGAAGATTTCCGATCGCCAAAGCCAGTGAGATGGAACGTCTAGTGGAGGACATGTTGCAACAAGGAGTGATAGAGCCTTCTACGAGCCCGTGGGCATCGCCGGTGGTGTTGGTGAAGAAAAAAGATGGCACCACTAGGTTTTGTGTAGATTACAGCCGGTTAAATTCCGTAACCAAGAAGGATTCTTTTCCTTTGCCTAGAATCGATGACACCCTGGATGCTCTAAGAGGGTCTTCTTGGTTCTCGGTCTTAGATCTGTGCTCCGGGTATTGGCAATGCTCCACGAGGCATGCGGACAAGGAAAAAACCGCCTTCACTACAGGTAGAGGACTTTACCAGTGGGTGGTGATGAGTTTTGGTCTTTGCAATGCCGTTGCAACCTTTGAAAGATTAATGAGTGCAGCCCTGGCTGGATTGCAATGGGACACATGCCTTGTATACTTGGACGACATAATTGTGCCCAGTCGAACCTTCGAAGAAGGCATACATCGCTTAGATTTGGTTTTAGAAAAGCTATGGGCTGCGAACCTGAAAGCATCCCAtcgaaaatgcaaattttttcaaAGGAGCGTCGAGTATTTGGGACATGTTGTCTCGGGGGAGGGCATTCAGGCAGCTCCATCTAAATTGGAGGCTGTGGAAAATTGGCCTGTACCGCGTAATAAGACTCAT TTCGCCGATATCGCCCGGCCATTACACCGGTTAACGGAGAAGTCGGTTAGGTTTCAATGGTCATCGGAGTGTCAGGCCTGTTTTGAGATGCTGAAGAGGTGTCTCACCAGCTCTCCGATACTTTCGTACCCGCATGATGAGGGCGAATATGTCCTGGATTGTGACACGAGTGCTGTGGGTGTGGGAGCCGTGTTGCAGCAGGTTCAGGATGGGACTGAAAAGGTGATAGCCTACTATAGCCAAGCTCTATCGGGACCCGAGCGAAATTATTGTGCCACACGGAGGGAACTTTTGGCAGTGGTGAAGGCTGTCTCCCATTTCCACCACTTCTTGTACGGACGTCATTTCCTAATTCGAAGTGACCATGCCACTCTGCGATGGTTGCTAACCATGAAAAGCCCAGAGGGGCAGCTAGCACGATGGTTAGAGAAACTAGGCCAGTACGACTTTGAATTGAGGCATCGGGCTGGGCGAGTACACGAAAATGCTGACGCCTTCTCTCGACGACCTTGTGCAGTTTCCGATGGTGGGCATTGCGATCGAGTGGAGGAGCGAATGTTGGTCGAGGAGCTGTCCTCGGAGGACTCGTGTGCGCACAACAACGCCCCATTAAGACCGGTAGCGGTTAGTTCGGAGTTAGCAACAGATATCGCGGCGGCTACGGAAGATGATGATGTGTTGAGGGAGGTAAAGCTTTTGTTAAGTCAGGGTGAACGGCCGGAGTGGGAGGCGATTTCGGGTGGACCTGCTCTGCTGAAGAGATTTTGGGGTTTGTTTGCGTCGCTGAAGCTGGAGCGGGGTGTAATTTGTTATCAGTGGGAGACTGGAAGGCCAGGAAACTCTAAGAATTTTTGGGTTCTGCCGGAAAGGATGTTGCCTACGCTGTTGAGGGAATTACACACTGCTCCGTCCGGGGGACACTTCGGAATTAGTCGGACGCTTGATCGCCTGAAGGAAAGGTTCTATGCTGTCGGAAGCCGGACCGCCGTTGAGAAGCTCTGTCGTGAGTGCGATGTATGCGCTGCCCGCAAGGGGCCGGGCAGAAGAATTGTAGCTCCTTTACAACCCCGAGTGTCGGGGGAACCTTTTGAGAGGGTAGCTTCCGACATCTTAGGCCCATTTCCCGTGACGGCAAGGGGAAACCG CCAGGGCACCACCACAGGTGGCTCCTCCCAACCAGCTTCCAGAACACGTCGAGCGGGTCGAGAGATTCAGCGCCGAAGGCTGCGCGCCCTGTTCCTGCTGGGCCAAGCCGAGTCTGGGCCAAACTCCGAGTTCGGCTGCGCTAGGTTCCGTTCTCTGGTGCATGTGGGATTGAGATCCCTAACCTCTGGCCAACCATCTCGTCCCTCCGGAGGCACCTCAGTGTGTGCGACCCCAGCTGGTGACTGCCTGCACATTCTGCTGACGGAAGAGGATAGGCAGTGGGCTGATCAGGAGATTCAGTAG